A genome region from Cervus canadensis isolate Bull #8, Minnesota chromosome 10, ASM1932006v1, whole genome shotgun sequence includes the following:
- the LOC122448596 gene encoding DNA replication licensing factor MCM6-like — MEVDEGPDGINGHADSPAPVSGINGHSEDMNQDSVPKASLRLGFSEYCRISNLIVLHLRKMEEEEDESALKRSELVNWYLKEIESEIDSEEELINKKRIIEKVIYRLTHYDHVLIELTQAGLKGSTEGSESYEEDPYLVVNPNYLLED; from the exons ATGGAGGTTGATGAGGGCCCAGATGGCATCaatg GTCATGCTGATAGCCCTGCTCCTGTGAGTGGAATTAACGGCCACAGTGAAGACATGAACCAAGATTCTGTTCCAAAAGCCTCCTTAAGGCTGGGTTTCTCCGAATACTGCCGAATCTCTAACCTTATTGTGCTTCACCTCAGAAAGATGGAAGAAG AAGAGGATGAGTCGGCATTAAAGAGGAGTGAACTTGTTAACTGGTACTTGAAGGAAATTGAATCAGAAATAGATTCTGAAGAGGAActgataaataaaaagagaatcatTGAAAAAGTCATTTATCGACTCACCCACTAT GATCATGTTCTAATTGAGCTCACCCAAGCTGGATTGAAAGGCTCCACAGAAGGAAGTGAGAGCTATGAAGAAGATCCCTACTTAGTTGTTAACCCTAACTACTTGCTTGAAGATTGA